One part of the Treponema peruense genome encodes these proteins:
- a CDS encoding type II secretion system protein GspG: MQSEKKCTAVERTLMALLFCAACIFVCIWIPYHEQLLEKKAEQQLVEFKNAFVRYSADCGSFPTSQQGIEALFSKPVLDPVPQNWKGPYAVNLSRNNPWGNRIVYRTVSEGAEKEFVVLSYSGDGSCLEL, translated from the coding sequence GTGCAGTCAGAAAAGAAATGCACAGCCGTCGAACGCACACTTATGGCGTTGCTCTTCTGTGCCGCGTGTATCTTTGTCTGTATCTGGATTCCGTATCATGAGCAGTTGCTTGAAAAAAAAGCTGAACAACAGCTTGTTGAATTCAAAAATGCATTTGTACGGTACAGTGCAGACTGCGGGTCGTTTCCTACGTCACAGCAGGGAATCGAAGCTCTTTTCAGTAAACCCGTTCTGGATCCGGTTCCGCAGAATTGGAAGGGGCCGTACGCGGTAAACTTATCGCGCAATAATCCGTGGGGAAACAGAATTGTCTACAGAACTGTCTCTGAAGGCGCAGAAAAAGAATTTGTGGTCTTAAGTTACAGTGGTGACGGCAGCTGTCTGGAATTGTAG
- a CDS encoding IS256 family transposase, translating to MKRILEIEENSNSPTIDLLEKAIRARAREVIESLYEDEVQRFLNKTSSIVDKTGNKLVVRNGFHKERTILTTNGYVTVRLPRVDDRALEEKDRFVSKVLPPFARKTPTVEAILSAAYLAGISSNKFSAMLHDVLGKEAKGLSPSVITKLTVKWQAEYDEWRKRDLSGKEYVYVWADGIYVKSRLDGEKTCLLVIIGVTVEGKKELVAVQAGIRESTESWRGVLLDLKFRGLTKAPKLAVCDGALGFQNAVDEIWGQLKIQRCWFHKSMNILDKLPDCVQTQATKMIRDMWQADKRANALKAYDLFIETFGKKYPKATECLEKDKEDLFRFYDYPAEHWAHIRTSNPIESTFATVRLRHKSTKGNGSSAASVAMAFKLCLQAEKNWRRLRGFKQLELVAKNIIFVDGEQMKAA from the coding sequence ATGAAAAGAATACTGGAAATTGAAGAAAATTCCAATAGTCCAACGATTGATTTGCTTGAAAAAGCAATCCGCGCAAGAGCACGTGAAGTAATTGAAAGTCTTTACGAGGATGAAGTTCAGCGTTTTCTTAATAAAACTTCTTCTATCGTAGACAAAACCGGAAACAAACTTGTAGTAAGAAACGGCTTTCACAAAGAACGGACAATTCTTACTACAAACGGTTACGTTACAGTCAGGCTTCCCAGAGTTGATGACCGTGCACTTGAAGAAAAGGATCGCTTTGTAAGCAAAGTCCTTCCTCCGTTTGCAAGAAAAACTCCGACAGTAGAAGCAATACTTTCCGCTGCCTACCTTGCAGGAATTTCTTCAAACAAGTTTTCAGCCATGCTCCATGATGTTCTTGGTAAAGAAGCAAAGGGCCTGAGTCCGTCAGTCATAACAAAGCTTACTGTAAAATGGCAGGCTGAATATGACGAATGGCGCAAACGAGATCTTTCCGGAAAGGAATACGTTTATGTTTGGGCAGACGGAATTTACGTAAAGTCCCGGCTTGACGGTGAAAAGACCTGCCTTCTGGTAATAATTGGCGTAACTGTTGAAGGCAAAAAAGAACTTGTGGCTGTACAGGCCGGAATTCGCGAGTCAACGGAAAGTTGGCGTGGAGTTTTGCTTGATTTGAAATTCCGCGGACTGACAAAAGCACCAAAATTGGCAGTCTGCGACGGAGCGCTTGGGTTTCAAAATGCAGTTGATGAAATCTGGGGCCAGCTAAAAATTCAGAGATGCTGGTTCCACAAGTCCATGAACATTCTGGACAAATTGCCTGACTGTGTACAGACTCAGGCCACAAAAATGATTCGGGATATGTGGCAGGCAGACAAACGTGCAAACGCCTTGAAAGCCTACGACTTATTTATAGAAACTTTCGGAAAAAAATATCCGAAGGCAACGGAATGTCTTGAAAAAGACAAGGAGGATTTGTTCCGCTTTTATGATTATCCGGCGGAACATTGGGCTCACATTAGAACGTCGAATCCGATTGAATCGACATTTGCAACAGTCAGGTTGCGCCACAAGTCAACAAAAGGAAACGGCTCTTCCGCTGCTTCTGTTGCAATGGCTTTCAAGCTTTGTCTTCAGGCAGAGAAAAACTGGCGACGGCTCAGGGGATTTAAACAACTTGAACTTGTCGCCAAAAATATAATTTTTGTGGACGGTGAACAAATGAAGGCTGCCTGA
- a CDS encoding M12 family metallopeptidase, translated as MKYFLLLILTTLIVLSGCSKLINENAKENSEDSIGVEKPMEYISNHFLDQAILRLGIIDSGSREMETNVHTVQDKYNLLGICSARNVSNTFDESEVVFQEVYDEMKSAIDSIQVKIETEDGAVLDLSNADSGYLNGIDFYKNDFISLVDCVNTEDKSRGVWKVGDWRWPAGTIRYRFNEGLSDEKKQSIKKAMATWEDSTGKLDFEEIEDTWYNALGWITGTNYHVVISDKSFDDRGGQSTLGYGPWKFIDLTSYSNRTILHELGHTIGLYHEHQRYDRDKYIDVNWNNIVEDQFLNPRRSTNFGLIPRDNVIKLYLVVNIDLWFYRYHWEGWVELARWENSRVTSTYDYNSIMHYSSYFTGLSKDSSTWSLRKKTTGGSRYSLGGSKLTDLDIQAVKRMY; from the coding sequence ATGAAATACTTTTTATTACTAATATTGACTACTCTTATCGTTTTATCTGGATGTTCCAAATTAATTAATGAAAATGCAAAAGAGAATTCAGAGGATAGTATCGGTGTAGAGAAACCGATGGAGTATATTAGTAATCATTTCTTAGATCAAGCTATATTACGACTTGGTATAATTGATTCTGGATCCAGAGAAATGGAAACTAATGTACATACAGTGCAAGATAAATACAATCTTTTAGGGATTTGTTCTGCGCGAAATGTTTCAAACACTTTTGATGAATCAGAAGTTGTGTTCCAAGAAGTATATGATGAAATGAAATCAGCTATTGATTCTATTCAGGTTAAGATTGAAACTGAAGATGGAGCTGTTTTAGATTTATCTAATGCTGATTCTGGATATCTAAATGGAATCGATTTTTATAAAAATGACTTCATTTCACTTGTCGATTGTGTAAATACAGAGGACAAATCAAGAGGAGTGTGGAAAGTTGGAGATTGGCGCTGGCCAGCAGGTACTATAAGATATAGATTCAATGAAGGTTTGTCTGATGAAAAAAAGCAGTCAATAAAAAAAGCCATGGCTACATGGGAAGATAGTACTGGTAAATTAGATTTTGAAGAGATAGAAGACACTTGGTACAATGCTCTAGGATGGATTACAGGAACAAATTATCATGTTGTAATTTCGGATAAGTCCTTTGATGATAGAGGAGGTCAATCTACTTTAGGGTACGGGCCTTGGAAATTTATAGACCTTACAAGTTATTCAAATAGAACAATTTTACACGAGTTGGGACACACAATAGGTTTATATCATGAACACCAACGATATGATAGGGACAAATATATTGATGTAAATTGGAATAACATAGTTGAAGACCAATTCTTAAATCCCCGACGAAGCACAAATTTTGGACTGATACCTAGAGACAATGTAATTAAGCTATATTTAGTAGTCAATATTGATTTATGGTTTTACCGGTACCATTGGGAGGGCTGGGTTGAACTTGCCCGTTGGGAAAACAGCAGAGTAACATCTACATATGATTACAATTCTATAATGCATTATTCTTCGTATTTTACAGGTTTGTCTAAAGATAGTTCTACATGGTCACTTCGAAAGAAAACTACTGGCGGTTCACGATATTCATTAGGTGGTTCTAAATTAACAGATTTGGATATACAGGCAGTAAAGCGTATGTATTGA
- a CDS encoding omptin family outer membrane protease, whose product MKKVFFLLVFVLYANHYVSGISFQICPFSGFEFGNISELVYENNVEVSELEWTQITPYIGITTKINLWNFLFDFTIKNAIPVALGRITDKDFSNAGSSYVSLYSEHNLITDKDYLFDLNIVYLFKINKLVAGLGISGFYSNLKMEAVDGYLQYPDDNTVWTGTENKDYLNGTSISYEQQKFAGGFYSIVQTNLQKFNLAFSFNIYPFIKVDCIDNHFFRSIQFLDNMTIGYCYRVNVIADWKISKNCILFFSVDYFYLEAFGTTSINPLGQINYGTRETKDSNNSATNESNFNFKAGFKLFL is encoded by the coding sequence GTGAAAAAAGTCTTTTTTTTATTAGTGTTTGTTTTATATGCAAATCACTATGTATCAGGAATATCTTTTCAAATTTGTCCTTTCTCAGGTTTTGAGTTTGGAAATATATCTGAACTTGTATACGAAAATAATGTTGAAGTAAGTGAACTTGAATGGACCCAAATAACTCCCTATATTGGAATTACTACAAAAATTAATCTTTGGAATTTTTTATTTGATTTTACAATTAAAAATGCAATTCCTGTAGCACTTGGAAGAATAACAGATAAAGATTTTTCAAATGCTGGAAGTAGTTATGTTTCCCTTTATTCTGAACATAATTTGATAACTGACAAAGATTATTTATTTGATTTAAATATTGTTTATTTATTTAAAATAAATAAGTTGGTTGCCGGATTAGGTATTTCTGGTTTTTATTCAAATTTAAAAATGGAAGCAGTTGATGGTTATCTTCAGTATCCAGATGATAATACAGTTTGGACAGGTACTGAGAATAAAGACTATTTGAATGGAACTTCGATCTCATATGAACAACAAAAATTTGCCGGTGGTTTTTATTCGATTGTCCAGACAAACTTACAAAAATTCAATTTAGCTTTTTCATTCAATATTTATCCATTCATTAAAGTGGATTGTATAGATAATCATTTTTTTAGATCAATTCAATTTCTTGATAATATGACAATAGGATATTGTTACAGAGTTAATGTAATTGCAGATTGGAAAATTAGTAAAAATTGTATTTTATTTTTCTCTGTAGATTATTTTTATTTAGAAGCTTTTGGAACGACATCTATAAATCCATTAGGGCAAATTAATTATGGGACTCGTGAAACAAAAGACTCAAATAATTCTGCAACAAATGAAAGTAATTTTAATTTTAAAGCAGGCTTTAAATTATTTTTATAA
- a CDS encoding acyl-CoA carboxylase subunit beta, whose protein sequence is MATNNYNLEKQHAKGKFHAIERINQLCDKDSFYEIYSAARHNCTSFGMEKKDIPYDGVITGFGKINGKKVAVYAQDFTVQGGSLGKVHGQKIAELIDKAIQARCPVIGINDSGGARIQEGVDSLCGYGDLFYQNVRASGTVPQISIIAGPCAGGAVYSPGLTDFIFAVDKISQMFITGPKVVKSVMFMDISAEDLGGSSIHSQKSGVAHFRCPSEVDCYEKVRRLLDYIPHYYGEEIVAEKFKYDERKKSKKIPEILPERSAQAYDMHDVIDCVVDDDSLFEVMQEFSPNAITAFAKIEGKPVGIIANNPVGLGGILNCDASDKIARFVRYCDCYNVPLVNFVDVPGFVPGPQEEQKGIIRHGAKVIYAYSEATVPKVTVITRKAYGGAYIAMCSKHLGADFVYAWPKAEIAVMGAEGALEILYAKEMKDPAQAQFVAQKSQEYKDTIMTPTVAAQRDYISEIINPEETRQRVARSLEFLEGKSQNVSPAKKHGNIPL, encoded by the coding sequence ATGGCAACAAACAATTATAATCTTGAGAAACAGCACGCAAAGGGAAAGTTCCACGCAATTGAACGCATTAACCAGCTTTGCGACAAAGACAGTTTCTATGAAATCTATTCGGCAGCCCGCCACAACTGCACCAGTTTCGGAATGGAAAAGAAAGACATTCCCTACGACGGTGTAATTACGGGATTCGGAAAAATCAACGGAAAAAAAGTTGCTGTCTATGCACAGGACTTCACTGTTCAGGGTGGAAGCCTTGGTAAAGTTCACGGACAGAAAATAGCAGAACTTATAGACAAGGCAATTCAGGCTCGCTGTCCTGTTATAGGAATCAACGATTCAGGCGGAGCAAGAATTCAGGAAGGCGTTGACTCTCTTTGCGGTTACGGTGATCTTTTTTACCAGAACGTACGTGCGAGCGGTACTGTTCCGCAGATAAGCATTATTGCAGGTCCATGTGCCGGTGGTGCAGTTTATTCACCCGGACTTACAGACTTTATCTTTGCTGTAGACAAAATAAGCCAGATGTTCATTACAGGACCAAAAGTTGTAAAGAGCGTAATGTTCATGGATATTTCTGCAGAAGATCTGGGCGGTTCTTCAATCCATTCACAGAAGAGCGGTGTTGCACACTTTCGCTGCCCGTCTGAAGTTGACTGCTACGAAAAGGTACGCCGCCTTCTGGACTACATTCCGCACTACTACGGTGAAGAAATCGTTGCAGAAAAATTCAAGTACGATGAAAGAAAAAAGTCAAAGAAGATTCCCGAAATTCTTCCGGAACGCAGTGCACAGGCCTATGACATGCACGACGTTATTGACTGCGTAGTTGATGACGACAGCCTGTTTGAAGTAATGCAGGAATTCTCTCCAAACGCAATTACTGCTTTTGCAAAAATAGAAGGAAAGCCGGTTGGAATTATTGCCAACAATCCTGTCGGTTTGGGCGGTATTCTTAACTGCGATGCTTCTGACAAAATTGCAAGATTCGTAAGATACTGCGACTGCTATAATGTTCCTCTCGTTAACTTTGTTGATGTTCCGGGTTTTGTTCCGGGTCCGCAGGAAGAGCAGAAGGGAATTATCAGACACGGAGCAAAGGTAATTTACGCATACAGCGAAGCTACTGTTCCCAAAGTAACCGTAATTACACGCAAGGCTTACGGCGGAGCATATATTGCAATGTGTTCAAAGCACCTGGGCGCTGACTTTGTTTATGCATGGCCCAAAGCAGAAATTGCAGTTATGGGAGCTGAGGGTGCACTTGAGATTCTTTATGCAAAAGAGATGAAAGATCCCGCACAGGCACAGTTTGTAGCACAGAAGTCTCAGGAATACAAAGATACTATCATGACGCCGACTGTAGCAGCACAGCGCGACTACATAAGTGAAATTATAAATCCCGAAGAAACCAGACAGCGTGTTGCACGCAGCCTTGAGTTCCTTGAAGGAAAGAGCCAGAACGTTTCACCGGCCAAAAAGCACGGAAACATTCCGCTTTAA
- the hflC gene encoding protease modulator HflC — protein sequence MKSMKKFYLGLAAVVAAVVLFFAAGPFYIISEGNQAVVIRFGQIVASHTEAGLYPKIPFVDTVTFYPSLVLSLDGDNARIPTKENQFIIVDTTSRWKISDPALFYQSFKTLNAAYNKLSDIIDSSTRTIITRNRLSEIVRSSNGINERTTPADSQLAGIEGEDSAELEALVNVNSSNEIVTKGRSALCQEMANEARKMVGEYGIELIDIVPRQIKYSDELTESVYSRMIKERNQVAQAYRSLGEGKKAEWLGKLENEKRTIESEAYRKSEETKGKADAEAAAIYTAAYSRDPQFYEFWKTMESYKKTMNNFDTTYSTNMDYFKYLYASDGN from the coding sequence ATGAAATCCATGAAAAAATTTTATCTGGGACTGGCAGCTGTTGTTGCGGCTGTGGTTCTGTTTTTTGCGGCAGGTCCCTTCTATATTATAAGCGAAGGAAACCAGGCTGTTGTAATAAGATTCGGACAGATTGTTGCTTCACATACAGAAGCCGGTCTTTACCCCAAAATTCCTTTTGTAGACACTGTAACTTTTTACCCCAGCCTCGTACTTTCTCTTGACGGAGACAATGCACGTATTCCGACAAAGGAAAACCAGTTTATAATTGTAGACACTACAAGTCGATGGAAGATTTCTGACCCAGCGCTTTTCTACCAGTCTTTCAAAACACTCAACGCGGCTTACAACAAACTGAGCGACATAATTGACTCTTCTACAAGAACAATTATTACTCGCAACAGACTGAGCGAAATTGTACGCAGCAGCAACGGAATAAACGAACGCACAACTCCGGCCGACTCCCAGCTTGCAGGAATAGAAGGAGAAGACAGTGCCGAACTCGAAGCCCTTGTAAACGTAAACAGCAGCAACGAAATCGTAACAAAAGGAAGAAGCGCACTCTGTCAGGAAATGGCAAACGAAGCCCGCAAAATGGTCGGCGAATATGGAATTGAACTTATAGACATTGTTCCGCGCCAGATTAAATATTCCGACGAGCTTACCGAAAGCGTTTACAGCCGCATGATTAAGGAAAGAAACCAGGTTGCACAGGCATACCGTTCCCTCGGTGAAGGTAAAAAAGCTGAATGGCTCGGAAAACTCGAAAACGAAAAGCGCACGATAGAAAGTGAAGCTTACCGCAAAAGTGAGGAAACAAAAGGTAAGGCAGATGCAGAAGCGGCGGCAATTTATACAGCAGCTTACAGCAGAGACCCGCAGTTCTATGAATTCTGGAAAACCATGGAATCTTATAAGAAAACAATGAACAATTTTGACACAACTTACAGTACAAACATGGACTACTTTAAATACCTTTACGCATCTGACGGAAACTAA
- the hflK gene encoding FtsH protease activity modulator HflK, which translates to MSEQSGVKKILRPSVIILAIIAVILAGAVASSLFVVDQAEQAVITRFGRYYKTLGPGLHYKLPLGIDRKFIVPGNKVVQTEQFGFKTVKSGSSNQYENNIVKESTMLTGDLNIVDVEWIIQYRIVDPRAWLFTVHEKQQTIRDISRSVINTLVGDRAILDVMGSERSNIENLAVTMMNEQFEQLGMGINVFAVKLQNIVPPAGVQDAFEDVNKATQDMNRFINEGKESYNSEIPKAKGEADRQIQIADGYAAERVNRAKGDVARFNSVYEEYRKAPAITRERLYLETMEEIFSADESGKKPVLIDGKLDNVIPFKNLDSTKQ; encoded by the coding sequence ATGTCCGAGCAATCTGGTGTAAAAAAAATCTTAAGACCGTCTGTTATAATTTTGGCGATTATCGCAGTTATTCTTGCAGGAGCCGTTGCATCAAGCCTGTTTGTTGTTGACCAGGCAGAGCAGGCTGTAATCACAAGATTCGGCCGCTACTACAAAACCCTTGGTCCGGGACTGCATTACAAGCTTCCTCTCGGAATAGACCGCAAATTTATTGTTCCTGGCAACAAAGTTGTTCAGACTGAACAGTTCGGGTTCAAGACAGTAAAAAGCGGTTCTTCAAACCAGTACGAAAATAATATTGTCAAAGAATCTACAATGCTTACAGGCGACCTGAACATTGTTGATGTTGAATGGATTATCCAGTACAGAATCGTTGACCCGCGCGCATGGCTTTTTACCGTTCACGAAAAACAGCAGACAATACGCGACATAAGCCGTTCGGTAATAAATACTCTTGTAGGAGACCGCGCAATTCTTGACGTAATGGGTTCAGAGCGTTCAAACATAGAAAATCTTGCTGTAACAATGATGAATGAACAGTTTGAACAACTTGGAATGGGAATAAATGTCTTTGCCGTAAAACTGCAGAATATTGTTCCTCCGGCCGGTGTTCAGGATGCATTTGAAGACGTTAACAAAGCTACACAGGACATGAACCGTTTCATCAATGAAGGCAAGGAAAGTTACAATTCTGAAATTCCAAAGGCAAAGGGTGAAGCAGACCGCCAGATTCAGATTGCAGACGGTTATGCTGCAGAACGCGTTAACAGGGCAAAAGGTGATGTTGCCAGATTCAATTCAGTTTACGAAGAATACAGAAAAGCTCCGGCAATTACACGCGAACGCCTCTACCTTGAAACAATGGAAGAAATTTTCTCTGCGGACGAAAGCGGAAAAAAACCGGTTCTTATTGACGGCAAACTCGACAATGTAATTCCGTTCAAGAATCTTGATTCAACAAAACAATAG
- a CDS encoding ABC-F family ATP-binding cassette domain-containing protein, with protein sequence MNLLSVSNVSRIGREQPLFTGVTFGLNEGDKAALIGRNGTGKSTLLATIAGILEPDEGSVVINSSAGVSYLPQNPSYNKDDTIREHIFKSHSPKLEVIREYEEICERMQNETTPQIQTKFDELNNRMEKENLWNYESQVSSILTTLGIGSLNRKMGELSGGMVKKVALAQVLVEDTKLLLLDEPTNHLDITTISWLQDYLAQTKRSVLMVTHDRYFLDAVCNNIYELFRNKIKLYVGNYSAYLDKKTTESEIEANTERRIESVLRVERDWLMRGPCARGTKAKARIQRDEQLINREKFSADKAFTFEVAGRRLGGKILELHHITKNFPKGYADSKSEKNTPVIKDFSYTFNKGEKIGIFGDNGSGKSTLLNIITGDIPCDSGTIVRGENTSIAYYMQNPVFKDLNMTVLEYIKEAAEIIHMNDGTTLSSGQFLEQFGFEGKILHSPLETLSGGERKRLFLVRLLISNPNFLILDEPTNDFDIFTMNILENFLAGFKGCILIVSHDRYFMDKVADTLFIMEDDGSISGFVGKCSEYIEYKREKTALQEEELKAKKETARKEEPPAQKTKNEDKPRKLSFKEQKEFEALELEIALLEDKKPLLEQQMADSDYEKSAAAGKEYEQLCEKLEKDYARWEELAV encoded by the coding sequence ATGAATCTTCTATCTGTAAGTAATGTATCAAGAATAGGCAGGGAACAGCCGCTCTTTACCGGTGTAACATTCGGACTTAACGAAGGCGACAAGGCAGCTCTTATAGGCCGCAACGGAACAGGAAAATCGACTCTGCTTGCAACAATAGCGGGAATTCTTGAACCCGATGAAGGAAGCGTAGTAATAAATTCAAGTGCAGGTGTTTCTTACCTGCCACAGAACCCTTCCTACAACAAAGACGATACAATCCGCGAGCACATATTCAAGTCACATTCACCAAAGCTCGAAGTAATACGCGAATATGAAGAAATTTGCGAGCGCATGCAGAATGAAACAACCCCGCAGATTCAGACAAAATTTGACGAACTGAACAACCGCATGGAAAAAGAAAACCTGTGGAACTACGAATCGCAGGTTAGTTCAATTTTAACGACACTCGGAATAGGAAGCCTTAACCGCAAAATGGGTGAGCTTTCGGGCGGAATGGTAAAAAAAGTTGCACTGGCGCAGGTTCTTGTAGAAGACACAAAACTGCTTCTTCTGGACGAACCGACAAACCACCTGGACATAACGACAATTTCGTGGCTGCAGGATTATCTTGCCCAGACAAAGCGCTCTGTTCTGATGGTTACCCACGACCGCTACTTTCTTGACGCCGTCTGCAATAACATTTACGAACTTTTCCGCAACAAAATTAAACTTTATGTAGGAAACTATTCCGCATACTTGGACAAAAAGACAACAGAAAGCGAAATTGAAGCCAACACAGAGCGCAGAATTGAGTCGGTGCTGAGGGTTGAACGCGACTGGCTTATGAGGGGACCGTGTGCGCGTGGAACAAAGGCAAAGGCCAGAATTCAACGTGACGAACAGCTTATTAACCGCGAAAAATTCAGTGCAGACAAAGCATTTACTTTTGAAGTTGCAGGACGCAGACTCGGCGGAAAAATTCTTGAACTCCATCACATTACAAAAAATTTTCCCAAAGGATACGCCGACTCAAAGTCAGAAAAAAACACCCCGGTAATAAAAGACTTCAGCTACACTTTCAACAAAGGCGAAAAAATCGGCATCTTCGGGGACAACGGCAGCGGAAAGTCGACACTGCTTAATATAATCACCGGCGATATTCCGTGTGACAGCGGAACAATTGTGCGCGGCGAAAACACATCCATTGCCTATTACATGCAGAATCCGGTTTTCAAAGACCTCAATATGACCGTTCTTGAATACATAAAGGAAGCTGCAGAAATAATCCACATGAATGACGGAACCACGCTCAGTTCGGGGCAGTTTCTTGAACAGTTCGGCTTTGAAGGAAAAATTCTGCACTCACCTCTTGAAACACTAAGCGGTGGTGAGCGTAAACGGCTGTTTCTGGTAAGGCTTTTGATTTCCAACCCGAATTTTCTTATTCTTGACGAACCTACAAACGACTTTGACATTTTTACAATGAATATTCTTGAAAACTTTCTTGCGGGATTCAAGGGATGCATTCTCATCGTAAGCCATGACCGCTACTTTATGGACAAGGTCGCAGATACGCTCTTTATTATGGAAGACGACGGAAGCATAAGCGGTTTTGTAGGAAAATGCAGCGAATATATAGAATACAAACGCGAAAAAACGGCCCTTCAGGAAGAAGAACTCAAGGCAAAAAAAGAAACTGCAAGAAAAGAAGAACCGCCTGCCCAGAAAACAAAAAATGAAGACAAACCGCGCAAACTTTCTTTTAAGGAACAAAAAGAATTTGAAGCACTGGAACTGGAAATTGCCTTACTAGAAGACAAAAAACCTCTTCTTGAACAGCAGATGGCAGATTCAGACTACGAAAAGTCGGCTGCAGCAGGAAAAGAATACGAGCAGTTGTGCGAAAAACTAGAAAAAGACTATGCGCGCTGGGAAGAACTAGCTGTTTAA
- a CDS encoding ABC transporter substrate-binding protein codes for MKKIIVAVMAVFAALAPLTAKAKKDSKVKIGIAKIVQHPALDAIEQGIQDRLAQLGIEAEYNLQNANGDVGTAAQIAALYKSQKVDYAVGIATPVAVALANTIKNKPVIFSCVTDPVGAGLVTDVNSGYRNVTGLSDAIPTVEHIKIFAQIAGIKTLGYIYTSNEANSISSIELVKKGCEQAGIKLVSQSITKSDEVKQAADSIVSRVDGLYLTTDNTVFSALASVIGVFNKAKKPIFSGDVTGAQQGGIFMASGFNYYKAGLATADIIAELIGGKKPASIPVKFITKPEDSDLLFDLDTAKECGITIPEDYLSKANMIYQGGKLTTK; via the coding sequence ATGAAAAAAATTATTGTTGCGGTTATGGCTGTTTTTGCGGCACTTGCACCGCTTACGGCAAAGGCAAAGAAAGATTCCAAAGTTAAAATCGGAATCGCAAAAATTGTACAGCACCCGGCACTTGACGCAATTGAACAGGGCATTCAGGACAGGCTTGCACAACTTGGAATTGAAGCAGAATATAATCTGCAGAATGCAAACGGTGATGTAGGAACAGCAGCACAGATTGCAGCTCTCTACAAGTCACAGAAAGTAGACTATGCAGTCGGAATCGCGACACCTGTTGCCGTGGCACTTGCAAATACAATAAAAAACAAGCCGGTTATCTTTAGCTGTGTAACCGACCCTGTAGGAGCAGGACTTGTAACAGACGTAAACAGCGGTTACAGAAACGTAACAGGACTGAGCGACGCAATTCCAACCGTTGAACACATTAAAATCTTTGCACAGATAGCCGGAATAAAAACACTCGGTTACATTTATACAAGCAACGAAGCCAATTCAATAAGCAGTATTGAACTGGTAAAAAAAGGATGTGAGCAGGCAGGAATTAAACTTGTTTCACAGAGCATAACAAAGTCAGATGAAGTAAAACAGGCTGCAGATTCAATTGTTTCACGCGTAGACGGACTTTACCTCACAACAGACAATACGGTATTCAGCGCACTTGCTTCTGTAATCGGCGTATTCAACAAAGCAAAGAAACCTATTTTCTCAGGAGATGTTACAGGCGCACAGCAGGGCGGAATTTTCATGGCCAGCGGTTTCAATTACTACAAAGCGGGACTTGCCACAGCAGACATTATTGCCGAACTTATAGGCGGAAAAAAACCCGCGTCAATTCCTGTAAAGTTCATTACCAAACCCGAAGATTCTGACCTTCTGTTCGATTTGGATACAGCAAAAGAATGCGGTATAACCATTCCGGAAGATTACCTGTCCAAAGCCAACATGATTTACCAGGGCGGAAAACTGACCACAAAATAA